In one Bryobacteraceae bacterium genomic region, the following are encoded:
- a CDS encoding XRE family transcriptional regulator, translating to MPIDQVELGKRLKQAREACALTQEESATEMGMARATIAQIELGSRSVSGIELSRFAHLYARDIREFLAPSFSISGLAAVLFRSEEDTGDGVKAALRDCIALGHQLRDLEELLGLTRSTGNVAAYPSVTLGSKWDAIQSGTQAAIEERRRLGLGSAPLSDMPALLEAQGIRTGLISMPAGVSGLMISDQSVGLFVVVNRDHPPVRQRFSWCHEYAHLLLDRAQIGHVSRESERADLLEVRANVFAATFLMPEDGVRQFVAGLGKGSTSRLHAEVFDETGVVPVDSRTAGGSQDLQIYDVVKLAHHFGVSVLSALYRLLNLKLVTEKQFQEMKQLDADGVSRAVGELLGLTEVSADENLTAFYRRYLVLALEAYRREKISHRKLVEIGSELGVQAGEIQLILAKLGLDDEPAGVLLPSR from the coding sequence ATGCCGATCGATCAAGTAGAGCTAGGCAAGCGGTTGAAACAGGCTCGTGAGGCTTGTGCGCTCACGCAGGAAGAGTCCGCCACTGAAATGGGCATGGCGCGGGCCACCATCGCGCAGATCGAGCTCGGGAGCCGATCCGTCTCCGGAATAGAGCTTTCCAGGTTCGCGCACCTCTATGCCCGCGATATACGCGAGTTCTTGGCTCCGAGCTTTAGCATCTCGGGCCTCGCGGCCGTGCTTTTCCGATCGGAGGAGGATACCGGTGACGGCGTAAAGGCCGCGCTTCGTGATTGCATTGCCCTTGGTCATCAACTTCGGGACCTCGAAGAACTTTTGGGACTCACGAGGAGCACGGGAAACGTCGCTGCCTACCCCTCCGTAACGTTGGGCTCAAAATGGGATGCCATTCAAAGCGGAACGCAGGCTGCGATTGAAGAGCGCCGCAGGCTTGGATTGGGATCGGCACCGTTGTCTGACATGCCCGCTCTGCTCGAAGCTCAGGGAATCAGAACGGGTTTGATTTCTATGCCCGCCGGCGTATCGGGGCTGATGATCTCGGATCAATCCGTTGGCCTTTTCGTAGTGGTCAACCGCGATCACCCGCCCGTGCGCCAGAGGTTTTCCTGGTGCCACGAGTACGCTCATTTGCTGCTCGATAGAGCGCAGATCGGACACGTGAGCCGGGAGTCCGAAAGGGCCGATCTTCTTGAGGTGAGGGCGAATGTTTTCGCAGCCACCTTCCTTATGCCGGAAGATGGCGTGCGACAGTTTGTGGCCGGCTTGGGGAAAGGCAGCACGAGCCGGTTGCACGCCGAGGTGTTTGACGAGACCGGCGTGGTGCCAGTTGATAGCCGCACTGCTGGCGGCAGCCAGGATCTTCAAATCTACGACGTCGTAAAGCTCGCCCACCATTTCGGTGTGAGCGTGCTGTCGGCTTTGTACAGGTTGCTGAACTTGAAGCTTGTTACGGAGAAGCAGTTTCAAGAGATGAAGCAACTGGATGCCGATGGCGTGAGCCGAGCAGTTGGAGAACTGTTGGGCTTGACCGAGGTCTCCGCCGACGAGAACTTGACGGCGTTCTACCGACGCTATCTTGTTTTGGCTCTGGAAGCTTACCGGCGAGAGAAAATCAGCCATCGGAAATTGGTCGAGATCGGCAGCGAACTTGGCGTTCAAGCCGGGGAGATCCAGCTGATTCTGGCGAAACTCGGCCTGGACGACGAGCCAGCAGGTGTCTTGCTGCCGAGCAGATGA
- the istB gene encoding IS21-like element helper ATPase IstB translates to MLQEPMMEKLTAMRLTGMADALKAQEQDPASRELSFLERLGLLVDQQWTWRENQALARRLHAAKLKGACVEEIDYRTSRGLDKSVIRALAQKSAWAAQHENIFVLGPTGVGKSFVACALAQKACRDGYSAFYTRAAALFRDLTIARADGSLRSLLARLARIDVLVIDDWAMAPLSETERRDFWEICEDRYQTQSTILTSQLPVARWHEQIGDPTAADGILDRLVHNAHRIEMRGDSMRKKRGNQPSS, encoded by the coding sequence ATGCTGCAAGAACCGATGATGGAAAAACTGACGGCCATGCGGTTGACCGGCATGGCGGACGCACTGAAGGCGCAGGAGCAGGATCCGGCCTCGCGTGAGCTGAGCTTCCTGGAGCGGCTCGGCTTGCTGGTGGATCAGCAATGGACATGGCGCGAGAACCAGGCGCTGGCGCGACGATTGCACGCCGCCAAGCTGAAAGGAGCCTGCGTCGAAGAGATCGACTACCGGACTTCGCGCGGGTTGGACAAAAGCGTGATCCGCGCGCTGGCGCAGAAGTCGGCCTGGGCCGCGCAACACGAGAACATCTTCGTGCTCGGACCCACCGGCGTGGGGAAGAGCTTCGTCGCTTGTGCTCTGGCACAGAAGGCGTGCCGCGACGGTTACTCGGCTTTCTACACTCGCGCCGCCGCGCTGTTCCGCGACCTTACTATTGCCCGCGCCGACGGAAGCTTACGCAGTTTGCTGGCACGCCTGGCCCGCATCGACGTGCTGGTGATCGACGATTGGGCCATGGCGCCGCTGAGCGAGACCGAAAGGCGCGACTTCTGGGAGATCTGCGAGGACCGCTACCAGACGCAATCGACGATCCTGACTTCGCAACTGCCCGTCGCCCGCTGGCACGAGCAGATCGGTGATCCCACCGCCGCTGATGGCATCCTCGACCGCCTCGTTCACAACGCGCACCGCATCGAAATGCGCGGCGACTCGATGCGCAAGAAGCGCGGTAACCAGCCGTCGAGCTGA
- the istA gene encoding IS21 family transposase gives MRKIREVLRLRYELKLSCEQIGRSCAIGASTVHKYLKRAEAVGLSWPLPEGWDEERVEASLYPRSQPGATGRNLARTPPNFAAIHEQLRQHRHLTLQLLWEEYCEANPNSYRYSRFCELYQRWRSKLDVVLRQEHKAGEKMFVDWAGTSIPVYDRHSGQSWQAPLFVAALGASSYTYAEATRDQQMESWLRAHVHAFEHCHGIPALVVPDNAKTGVIRAHRYDPDLNPTYYNFALHCGFGIVPARPYKPRDKAKVENAVQVAQRWIVAALRHRKFFSLEELNVAIRELLGKLNHRPFRKREGSRATVFEAIDKPALKPLPMEPFDLSQWSRARVNIDYHVAFDSNLYSVPYNLVHELVEIRSTPTTVEILHKGARVASHLRHRGRGQAITNPEHRPKSHRAHLEWTPSRMVQWAQNIGPNTARLFERIMADKPHPEMGYRGCLGIIRLAQKYSAKRVEAASERALLTGACRYKSVESILRNSLDQSPPSSPPPSSTPPHDNIRGAGYFE, from the coding sequence ATGCGGAAGATCCGGGAGGTGCTGCGCCTCCGATACGAACTCAAACTGAGCTGCGAGCAGATCGGGCGAAGCTGCGCGATCGGGGCGAGCACAGTTCACAAATACCTCAAGCGAGCCGAGGCGGTGGGCCTGAGCTGGCCATTGCCGGAGGGCTGGGATGAAGAGCGGGTGGAAGCGTCGCTGTATCCGCGCTCACAGCCGGGCGCGACCGGGAGGAACCTGGCGCGCACACCGCCGAACTTCGCCGCCATCCACGAGCAGTTGCGCCAGCACCGGCATCTGACGCTGCAACTGCTGTGGGAGGAATACTGCGAGGCGAACCCGAACAGTTACCGCTACTCGCGCTTCTGCGAACTGTACCAGCGCTGGCGCTCAAAGCTCGACGTGGTGCTGCGGCAGGAGCACAAGGCCGGCGAGAAGATGTTCGTCGACTGGGCGGGAACATCGATCCCGGTGTACGACCGGCACAGCGGCCAGTCCTGGCAGGCGCCGCTGTTTGTGGCCGCGCTCGGGGCCAGTTCCTACACTTACGCCGAAGCCACGCGCGACCAGCAGATGGAATCGTGGCTACGTGCGCATGTGCATGCCTTCGAGCATTGCCACGGCATTCCGGCGCTCGTTGTGCCTGACAACGCCAAGACCGGAGTGATCCGAGCCCATCGCTACGATCCGGACCTGAACCCGACCTATTACAACTTCGCTTTGCACTGCGGCTTCGGCATTGTGCCCGCGCGGCCGTACAAACCCAGAGATAAGGCCAAGGTGGAGAATGCCGTGCAGGTGGCCCAACGCTGGATCGTGGCGGCACTGCGGCACCGCAAGTTCTTCTCGCTGGAAGAACTCAACGTGGCGATCCGGGAACTGCTCGGCAAGCTGAACCACCGGCCCTTCCGCAAGCGCGAAGGCAGCCGGGCAACGGTGTTCGAAGCGATCGACAAGCCGGCCCTGAAGCCTCTGCCAATGGAACCGTTCGACCTGAGCCAGTGGTCGCGTGCGCGCGTGAACATCGACTATCACGTCGCCTTCGACTCAAACCTCTACAGCGTGCCCTACAATCTGGTGCACGAGTTGGTCGAGATCCGTTCGACGCCCACCACGGTGGAGATCCTGCACAAGGGCGCGCGCGTGGCTTCGCACTTGCGCCATCGCGGACGCGGACAGGCGATCACCAATCCGGAGCACCGTCCCAAGAGCCATCGCGCGCATCTGGAGTGGACGCCGTCGCGGATGGTGCAGTGGGCGCAGAACATCGGCCCGAACACGGCCCGGCTGTTCGAGCGCATCATGGCCGACAAACCGCATCCGGAGATGGGCTACCGCGGCTGCCTGGGCATTATCCGGTTGGCCCAGAAGTACTCGGCGAAACGGGTAGAGGCGGCTTCCGAACGCGCCCTGCTTACCGGGGCGTGCCGCTACAAGAGCGTCGAATCGATCCTGAGGAACTCGCTCGATCAGTCGCCGCCTTCCTCACCGCCGCCCTCGTCCACGCCGCCCCATGACAACATCCGCGGAGCCGGGTACTTCGAGTGA
- a CDS encoding SAVED domain-containing protein: protein MSISYISETVKIRLWGKAGGRCQYEGCNQPLWLDTLTQAEFNAAYIAHIIADRPTGPRGDSVLSERLKADITNLMLLCDKHHRLVDVADVDGHPVDRLRGMKERHEARIELLGSLGPEKQSHVVLYGANIGAHDAHLSLNKAAHAMLPDWYPAEARAIELGWTNSALEDRDATYWQGQALQLRRLFEQAVKPRLRKGEIQHLSVFGLAPQPMLMLLGHLLCDITTAEVYQLHREPPDWRWQTDPPGFDFSVAAPRSTAGPPALVFSLSATVLDERIHKVLPGTSIWKLSSPQPHNDFLAGRGQAKLFRQYVRTLLDRIKAAHGESATLHVFPAMPVALAVEFGRVIMPKADMNIQIYDQNHALGGFVPALALP, encoded by the coding sequence ATGTCCATAAGCTATATTTCGGAAACCGTAAAGATCCGACTCTGGGGAAAAGCGGGCGGAAGATGCCAATACGAAGGCTGCAATCAGCCTCTTTGGCTCGACACCCTCACTCAGGCGGAGTTCAATGCTGCTTACATCGCGCACATCATTGCCGACAGGCCGACTGGCCCCCGCGGTGATTCGGTCCTTTCCGAGAGACTCAAGGCCGATATCACGAACCTGATGCTTCTCTGCGACAAACACCATCGTCTAGTGGACGTCGCCGATGTGGACGGTCACCCCGTCGATCGCCTGAGGGGGATGAAGGAGCGACATGAGGCGAGGATTGAACTGCTGGGATCGCTTGGTCCCGAGAAGCAGAGCCATGTCGTACTCTACGGAGCGAATATCGGCGCCCATGACGCTCACCTCTCGCTGAACAAGGCTGCACACGCGATGCTCCCGGACTGGTATCCAGCCGAAGCGCGAGCGATCGAGTTGGGTTGGACCAACAGCGCGCTGGAGGACCGCGACGCAACATACTGGCAGGGTCAGGCTCTGCAGTTGCGACGCCTGTTTGAGCAGGCCGTCAAGCCGCGCCTCCGAAAAGGAGAGATTCAGCATCTCTCGGTCTTTGGTCTGGCGCCGCAGCCGATGTTGATGCTCTTGGGCCACCTGCTCTGCGATATCACCACGGCGGAAGTTTACCAACTGCATCGCGAGCCACCGGATTGGCGCTGGCAGACGGATCCTCCCGGCTTCGACTTCTCGGTCGCGGCGCCCAGATCTACAGCCGGTCCTCCCGCTCTCGTGTTTTCTCTAAGCGCTACCGTTCTGGACGAGCGAATTCACAAGGTTCTGCCTGGCACCAGCATCTGGAAGCTTTCGTCACCCCAACCTCATAATGATTTCTTGGCGGGCCGAGGCCAGGCGAAACTGTTCCGCCAGTACGTCCGTACTCTACTGGATCGCATCAAAGCGGCGCATGGGGAATCTGCAACTCTGCATGTCTTTCCCGCAATGCCAGTGGCGCTCGCTGTCGAATTTGGGCGGGTGATAATGCCCAAAGCCGACATGAACATCCAGATCTACGACCAGAACCATGCCCTCGGCGGCTTCGTGCCTGCCCTGGCACTCCCGTAG
- a CDS encoding HNH endonuclease: MISPQAPLSFVIRTELQKAAFDNGFRIDLGANSGWLHYRSTTAQGDIWLGAASKEGPWFVAVGLAPIAAELGLSPETAASPPGEASVFSLGTLNELHDVLDRTYRLALSLPDAPLKEFLAKTKSAPRTTEAERLVIQRVGQDIFRQALMKYWNGRCPLTGITDPALLRASHIVPWSECESDAQRLDVHNGLLLSALWDAAFDAGLVSFDDDGRVLRSPTLSPAAAARLEIESTNPLRLTDGHRVNLVRHRARLVLGPGSQTPMNALCP; the protein is encoded by the coding sequence ATGATCAGTCCACAGGCTCCGCTATCCTTCGTCATCCGCACCGAGCTTCAGAAAGCCGCATTCGACAACGGCTTCCGCATCGACTTGGGCGCGAACTCCGGCTGGCTTCACTACCGCTCAACTACCGCTCAGGGCGACATCTGGTTGGGTGCCGCTTCGAAGGAAGGTCCTTGGTTCGTAGCAGTCGGCCTCGCCCCCATCGCCGCCGAACTGGGCCTGAGCCCCGAGACCGCCGCGTCTCCTCCAGGGGAGGCATCCGTATTCTCACTCGGCACCCTCAACGAGCTTCACGACGTTCTCGACCGCACCTACCGGCTCGCGCTTAGCCTTCCCGACGCCCCGCTCAAGGAGTTTCTGGCCAAGACAAAGTCCGCACCGCGCACCACAGAAGCCGAACGCCTCGTAATCCAGCGTGTGGGCCAGGACATCTTCCGCCAAGCGCTGATGAAGTATTGGAACGGCCGCTGCCCGCTCACCGGAATCACCGACCCGGCCCTCCTGCGCGCCTCCCACATCGTGCCATGGTCCGAATGCGAATCCGACGCCCAGCGCCTCGACGTCCACAACGGCCTCCTCCTCTCCGCCCTCTGGGACGCCGCCTTTGACGCCGGCCTCGTCAGCTTCGACGATGACGGCCGCGTCCTGCGCTCCCCAACACTTTCGCCGGCCGCCGCCGCGCGGTTGGAGATCGAGTCCACCAACCCACTGAGGCTGACGGACGGCCACCGAGTGAACTTGGTCCGGCATCGCGCCCGGCTCGTTCTTGGCCCGGGTTCGCAGACCCCAATGAACGCACTATGTCCATAA
- a CDS encoding N-6 DNA methylase, which produces MAETTKKTTRKTAKTSAKPAGGKNAKSRRSASVVFDTITLEGGLLSSAILARIAARGAGHQSEADYGVPKGLTLRDEIARYFRIGAALFRDFNASLTPSAAATVSFMEGLLTHVFGFTEVKANPHAASGVAIEAKQGRVPVVVVPPSDDLDRASAVLTGEGRRRSAASTLQDWLNQTDQALWGFCANGDRLRLMRDNASLTRPAFVEVNLRQIFESENFADFAAAWQIFHASRFGSPGTPATECILEHWRADGAKEGVTARDRLRDGVEAALLALGNGFLAHPENTALRTRVTNGELPLTDFFGQLLRLVYRLIFLLVAEDRGLLHPPDGSQSAAKLYAEGYSVSTLRERAIRRTAWDQHFDRWEGLLITFAGLANGQPVLALPALGGLFEDTVIPELERARLANRALMEAVYRLAWLKDDASLVPVNWRDMETEELGSVYESLLELTPILTDHGRGFAFAQGDETKGNQRKTTGSYYTPDSLVQTLLDSALDPVLDRVESESSEKVQGLLGVTVIDPACGSGHFLLAAARRIAVRVARARTGGVASAQDYRHALRDVVRSCIHGVDRNPMAVELTKVALWIETVEPGKPLGFLDASILCGDSLLGVFDLKVLRDGIPDAAYKPLAGDNKDVAKLFDKRNKAERDRPQSSFDFSGSQPTAVATRPLVTSLRAVRALSEDNPAEIAEKKKRLAAAKADPDYWNRRLAADLYVAAFLLPKIDSPRVAGEAMIPTTDHIWQTLNDRRIYGPLAGVVREVTDNARVFHWPLEFPDIMSLGGFDVVLGNPPWERIKLQEQEFFASREPEIATAPTAAVRGRLISQLKDAAEGTREWRLYAEFEQAKRTAEAASVFAREAGRFPLTGKGDVNTYSLFAELGTQLYSAAGRCGLIMPTGISTDASTAGFFSDLIRGQKLASLYSFDNEALIFPGVHHFFRFCLLVVGHGIRHPVFCFLLRAVAQLQEATRRFSFTRETLARINPNTLTAATFRSRCDAELTANIYSRVPVLIRDGDSHSNPWGISFMAMFHMANDSGLFRTNPEPRCVPLLEAKMLHQFDHRWCTYDGSGETRDLTAAEREDPAFEPRPRYWVPERDVRNRLAERDWKHQWLLGWRDITNATNERTLIASVFPLQAVGHTTPLLLPVTNSVPLACLLGNLSSLVLDYVVRQKVGGTHLVINVLKQLPIPGPDKYSPNEITWITSRVLELTYTTHSMAPFARELGYSGAPFPWNESRRAQLRAELDAWYARAYGLARDDLRYILDPADVMGADYPSETFRVLKNNEIKKFGEYRTRRLVLEAWDRMAVSEVAPAATASPLHTSRPLVDPSNCADGAWAASSDSAEAALAQLAALIKVLPGPTPIARIRLAALFALEPRYLTRRLSGAERDTWLRLVGTAAHLPQGTSIALFAPRINANWQSAVTQLRGMGAIFEDASARTWAPGSRVHDFVTETWPDGRAAFVLRVLESLSLDDATSGLPAEDRAWVEAYAA; this is translated from the coding sequence TTGGCTGAAACCACAAAGAAGACCACAAGAAAAACCGCCAAGACGTCCGCCAAGCCCGCCGGTGGCAAGAATGCGAAGTCACGCCGTTCCGCATCCGTCGTTTTCGACACGATCACTCTCGAAGGCGGACTCCTCTCCTCCGCCATACTCGCCCGCATCGCGGCTCGCGGTGCAGGACATCAATCTGAGGCTGACTACGGCGTCCCCAAAGGACTCACCCTCCGCGATGAGATCGCCCGTTACTTTCGCATCGGCGCGGCACTGTTCAGGGACTTCAACGCCAGTCTCACCCCCTCGGCCGCAGCAACCGTTTCCTTCATGGAAGGGCTGCTCACTCATGTCTTTGGCTTCACCGAGGTCAAGGCGAACCCGCACGCGGCATCCGGCGTCGCAATCGAGGCGAAGCAAGGCCGAGTGCCGGTTGTCGTCGTTCCGCCATCCGACGATCTAGACCGCGCCAGTGCAGTCCTCACGGGAGAAGGCCGCCGCCGTTCCGCCGCATCCACTCTGCAAGACTGGCTCAACCAAACCGACCAAGCGCTTTGGGGCTTCTGTGCCAATGGCGACCGGCTCCGCCTCATGCGCGACAACGCGAGCCTCACACGGCCCGCCTTCGTCGAAGTGAATCTCCGGCAGATCTTCGAATCTGAAAACTTCGCCGATTTCGCCGCCGCCTGGCAGATCTTCCACGCCTCACGTTTCGGCTCACCCGGCACGCCAGCGACGGAATGCATCCTGGAACACTGGCGCGCCGATGGCGCGAAGGAAGGCGTTACCGCTCGCGATCGTCTCCGAGACGGCGTCGAAGCCGCCCTGCTCGCACTCGGCAACGGATTCCTCGCCCACCCGGAAAACACGGCACTCCGCACCCGCGTCACCAACGGCGAACTCCCCCTCACGGACTTCTTCGGTCAACTCCTGCGCCTCGTCTACCGGCTCATCTTCCTACTGGTCGCCGAAGATCGCGGATTACTCCATCCGCCTGATGGTTCCCAGAGCGCCGCCAAGCTCTACGCGGAAGGCTACTCCGTTAGCACCCTCCGTGAACGCGCCATCCGCCGCACCGCCTGGGACCAGCATTTTGACCGCTGGGAAGGTCTCCTCATCACCTTCGCCGGACTCGCCAACGGCCAACCGGTACTCGCCCTTCCCGCCCTCGGCGGACTGTTCGAAGATACGGTCATCCCCGAACTCGAGCGTGCCCGGCTTGCGAACCGGGCCCTCATGGAGGCGGTCTACCGCCTGGCCTGGCTCAAGGACGACGCCAGCCTCGTCCCCGTCAACTGGCGCGACATGGAGACCGAAGAACTCGGCTCGGTCTACGAAAGCCTCCTCGAACTCACGCCCATCCTCACCGATCACGGCCGTGGATTCGCCTTTGCCCAAGGCGACGAAACCAAGGGCAACCAGCGCAAGACTACGGGCAGCTACTACACGCCCGACAGCCTGGTACAGACCCTGCTCGATAGTGCCCTCGATCCCGTACTCGATCGCGTTGAGTCCGAGTCGAGTGAGAAGGTACAGGGGCTCCTCGGCGTCACCGTCATCGACCCTGCCTGCGGCTCCGGCCACTTCCTGCTCGCCGCCGCGCGCCGCATCGCTGTCCGAGTCGCCCGCGCCCGCACCGGCGGTGTAGCTTCAGCGCAGGACTATCGCCACGCGCTCCGCGACGTCGTGCGTTCCTGTATCCACGGCGTGGATCGCAATCCCATGGCCGTCGAGCTGACGAAGGTTGCGTTGTGGATTGAAACCGTGGAACCTGGCAAGCCCCTCGGATTCCTTGACGCCAGCATTCTTTGCGGCGACTCGTTGCTCGGGGTGTTCGACCTTAAGGTTCTCCGCGATGGTATCCCGGACGCCGCGTACAAGCCGCTCGCTGGCGATAACAAAGACGTGGCCAAGCTTTTTGACAAGCGCAACAAGGCTGAACGCGATCGCCCGCAGAGTTCGTTCGACTTCTCCGGGAGTCAGCCAACTGCAGTCGCAACTCGCCCCCTAGTCACGTCACTAAGGGCAGTCCGCGCCCTTTCCGAGGACAACCCCGCGGAAATCGCGGAGAAGAAGAAGCGCCTGGCCGCGGCCAAGGCCGATCCCGACTACTGGAACAGGCGGCTGGCCGCTGACTTGTACGTGGCGGCGTTCCTACTTCCCAAGATAGACTCGCCGCGAGTTGCCGGCGAGGCCATGATCCCAACCACGGATCACATTTGGCAAACCCTCAATGATCGACGAATCTACGGCCCCCTCGCAGGCGTCGTGCGTGAGGTAACCGACAACGCTCGCGTCTTCCATTGGCCATTGGAGTTTCCCGACATCATGAGTCTCGGTGGATTCGATGTCGTTCTTGGCAACCCTCCTTGGGAGCGAATCAAACTGCAGGAACAGGAATTCTTTGCCTCCCGCGAACCCGAGATCGCCACTGCGCCGACGGCTGCTGTTCGTGGCAGACTGATCTCGCAATTGAAAGATGCTGCAGAGGGAACGAGAGAGTGGCGCCTCTATGCCGAATTCGAACAGGCCAAGCGGACTGCCGAAGCGGCATCCGTGTTCGCGAGAGAAGCTGGACGCTTTCCGTTGACGGGCAAGGGCGACGTCAATACCTATTCACTTTTTGCTGAGTTAGGAACGCAGCTCTATTCCGCCGCTGGTCGCTGCGGACTCATCATGCCGACGGGCATATCAACCGACGCCTCCACCGCCGGCTTCTTTTCGGATCTCATTCGCGGCCAGAAGCTCGCATCTCTTTACTCTTTTGACAATGAGGCACTCATTTTTCCGGGCGTCCACCATTTCTTCCGCTTCTGCCTTCTTGTTGTCGGTCATGGCATCCGGCATCCAGTATTCTGCTTCCTGCTCCGTGCAGTTGCTCAATTGCAGGAAGCTACTAGGCGGTTCTCATTCACTAGGGAAACCCTCGCCCGCATCAATCCGAACACCTTGACAGCCGCGACATTCCGTTCTCGTTGTGACGCCGAACTGACCGCCAACATCTATTCCCGCGTTCCCGTGCTCATCCGCGATGGCGACTCGCACAGTAACCCCTGGGGGATTTCCTTCATGGCGATGTTTCACATGGCCAACGACAGCGGCTTGTTTCGAACCAACCCCGAACCCCGCTGCGTGCCGTTGCTCGAAGCGAAAATGCTCCACCAGTTCGATCATCGCTGGTGCACTTACGATGGCTCCGGAGAAACGCGTGACCTCACTGCCGCGGAAAGGGAGGATCCAGCATTCGAGCCTCGTCCACGCTATTGGGTCCCCGAACGCGACGTTCGCAACCGCCTCGCTGAAAGAGATTGGAAGCACCAGTGGCTCCTCGGCTGGCGTGACATCACGAATGCCACGAATGAACGCACACTGATTGCATCCGTCTTCCCGCTTCAGGCCGTCGGGCACACGACGCCCCTTTTGTTGCCAGTAACGAACTCTGTGCCGCTGGCCTGCTTGCTGGGGAACCTGTCGTCGTTGGTGCTCGACTATGTGGTTCGACAGAAAGTTGGCGGCACTCATCTCGTGATAAACGTCCTGAAGCAACTACCAATACCAGGACCCGACAAGTATTCGCCTAATGAGATAACGTGGATAACTTCGCGAGTGTTGGAGCTAACCTACACAACGCACTCAATGGCTCCCTTCGCTCGCGAACTCGGCTACTCTGGTGCACCTTTTCCTTGGAACGAATCTCGGCGAGCGCAGCTCCGTGCCGAACTCGACGCCTGGTACGCGCGCGCATACGGTCTGGCCCGAGACGATCTGCGCTACATCCTCGATCCCGCCGACGTGATGGGCGCGGACTACCCATCTGAGACTTTCCGCGTGCTGAAGAATAACGAGATCAAGAAATTCGGCGAGTACCGCACACGTCGGCTTGTCCTTGAAGCTTGGGATCGCATGGCAGTAAGCGAAGTGGCGCCAGCTGCGACAGCCAGCCCGCTCCATACGTCCAGGCCGTTGGTTGATCCGTCGAATTGTGCGGATGGTGCCTGGGCGGCTAGTAGCGACAGCGCTGAGGCAGCGCTGGCCCAACTCGCCGCTCTGATCAAAGTACTTCCAGGACCAACCCCCATTGCGCGCATTCGCCTCGCCGCGCTCTTCGCTCTTGAACCTCGCTATCTAACTCGGCGGCTCTCTGGCGCGGAGCGCGATACGTGGCTGCGCCTCGTTGGCACTGCCGCGCATCTTCCACAGGGAACAAGCATTGCTCTGTTTGCACCCAGGATCAACGCAAACTGGCAAAGCGCGGTTACTCAGCTTCGGGGCATGGGCGCAATCTTCGAGGATGCGTCAGCCCGGACGTGGGCTCCGGGTTCGCGGGTTCACGATTTCGTTACAGAGACTTGGCCCGACGGACGAGCCGCTTTCGTCCTGCGAGTGCTCGAATCGCTTAGCCTTGATGACGCGACCTCTGGCCTCCCTGCCGAAGACCGCGCCTGGGTGGAGGCATATGCCGCCTAA